A portion of the Brevundimonas pondensis genome contains these proteins:
- a CDS encoding NUDIX domain-containing protein yields MHDIPDIKPRWAEDLPETPKWQSHGDSVLIDTPWMQVTRHPATAPTGAAADYQVVRPKNVGTGVLPLHEDGTVTLVGQHRFSLMRYSWEMPEGGAPMDEDPFDAVRRELAEEAGLTAEHWRAALDMDLSNSITDERAMTWVAWGLSAVPVDPDPTEVIVSVRVPFRDLLAEIERGAVRDSLTVATAYKAYHMAREGVLPAALAQAMLGA; encoded by the coding sequence ATGCACGATATTCCCGACATCAAGCCCCGCTGGGCGGAAGACCTGCCCGAGACGCCGAAATGGCAGAGCCACGGCGACAGCGTCCTGATCGACACGCCGTGGATGCAGGTGACGCGGCACCCGGCGACGGCGCCGACGGGGGCGGCCGCTGACTATCAGGTGGTGCGGCCCAAGAACGTGGGGACCGGGGTCCTGCCTCTGCATGAGGACGGGACCGTGACCCTGGTGGGGCAGCATCGCTTCAGCCTGATGCGCTATTCCTGGGAGATGCCCGAGGGTGGGGCGCCGATGGACGAGGACCCGTTCGACGCCGTGCGCCGCGAATTGGCCGAGGAGGCGGGGCTGACGGCCGAGCACTGGCGCGCGGCGCTGGACATGGACCTGTCGAACTCGATCACCGACGAGCGGGCCATGACCTGGGTGGCCTGGGGGTTGAGCGCGGTTCCGGTCGATCCGGACCCGACCGAGGTGATCGTATCGGTGCGCGTCCCCTTCCGCGACCTGTTGGCCGAGATCGAGCGCGGGGCGGTGCGCGACAGCTTGACGGTGGCGACGGCCTACAAGGCCTACCATATGGCCCGCGAAGGCGTGCTGCCCGCCGCGCTGGCGCAGGCCATGCTGGGGGCGTAG
- the queF gene encoding preQ(1) synthase — MTHYTDSLSQLGAQTAAPTNPEEAVLERVPNPHADTLYVARFTAPEFTSLCPVTGQPDFAHIVIDYVPGDWLVESKSLKLYLTSFRNHGAFHEDCTVAIGKRLADLLQPKWLRIGGYWYPRGGIPIDVFWQTGAPIEGVWLPDQGVATYRGRG; from the coding sequence ATGACGCACTATACCGACAGCCTGTCCCAGCTCGGCGCCCAGACCGCCGCCCCGACCAACCCCGAAGAGGCGGTGCTGGAACGCGTGCCCAATCCGCACGCCGACACGCTCTATGTGGCGCGCTTCACCGCGCCCGAGTTCACCAGCCTGTGCCCGGTGACGGGCCAGCCCGACTTCGCCCATATCGTCATCGACTATGTGCCGGGCGACTGGCTGGTCGAAAGCAAGAGCCTGAAGCTCTATCTGACCAGCTTCCGCAACCACGGCGCCTTCCACGAGGACTGCACCGTCGCCATCGGCAAGCGCCTGGCCGACCTGCTGCAACCGAAATGGCTGCGCATCGGTGGCTACTGGTACCCGCGCGGCGGCATCCCCATCGACGTCTTCTGGCAAACCGGCGCACCCATCGAAGGCGTCTGGCTGCCGGATCAGGGCGTCGCGACCTATCGCGGGCGGGGGTGA
- the cysE gene encoding serine O-acetyltransferase: MAKLEIVPQQPDLWMQLRAAAEEAAREEPRLASQLNAVVLAHDDLAGALSFQIARKLGDAELGAMSLREVALSAFAADPGILTSAEADLKAVQDRDPAIRSLLQPFMYFKGFQALQAWRVAHWLWGQGRDTLAFHFQSRISELFQLDIHPAARIGSGVFVDHGTGIVIGETAVVGDEVSMLHAVTLGGTGAERGDRHPKIGRGVLLGAGAKVLGNIVIGDYAKVASGSVVLKPVPAGCTVAGVPARVVACPTDAAPARTMDHTLADIAYDYVI; the protein is encoded by the coding sequence ATGGCCAAGCTGGAAATCGTGCCGCAACAGCCGGACCTGTGGATGCAACTGCGCGCCGCAGCCGAGGAGGCCGCGCGCGAGGAGCCGAGGCTGGCCTCGCAACTGAACGCCGTGGTGCTGGCGCATGATGATCTGGCGGGGGCGCTGAGCTTCCAGATCGCGCGTAAGCTGGGCGACGCCGAGCTGGGGGCCATGTCGCTGCGCGAGGTGGCCCTGTCGGCCTTTGCGGCCGATCCCGGTATCCTGACGTCGGCCGAGGCCGACCTGAAGGCGGTGCAGGACCGCGATCCGGCGATCCGGTCGCTGTTGCAGCCCTTCATGTATTTCAAGGGGTTCCAGGCGCTGCAGGCCTGGCGCGTGGCGCATTGGCTGTGGGGGCAGGGGCGCGACACTCTGGCGTTTCACTTCCAGAGCCGGATTTCGGAGCTGTTCCAGCTGGACATCCACCCGGCGGCGCGGATCGGTTCGGGCGTCTTCGTCGACCACGGCACCGGCATCGTCATCGGCGAGACGGCGGTGGTCGGTGACGAGGTGTCCATGCTGCACGCCGTGACCCTGGGCGGAACCGGGGCCGAGCGCGGCGACCGTCATCCCAAGATCGGCCGCGGCGTCCTGCTGGGCGCGGGGGCCAAGGTGCTGGGCAATATTGTGATAGGCGACTACGCCAAGGTGGCCTCGGGGTCCGTCGTGCTGAAGCCGGTGCCGGCGGGCTGCACCGTGGCCGGGGTGCCGGCGCGTGTCGTGGCCTGTCCGACCGACGCGGCGCCCGCCCGGACCATGGATCACACCCTGGCCGACATCGCCTATGATTACGTGATCTGA
- a CDS encoding DUF3126 family protein: MKESDLKRVETHLKRTFNHGGIKVKARKVADSAEVYVDDEFIGVVFEDEDEAGSFMFEMAILAEDLPQD; encoded by the coding sequence GTGAAAGAATCCGATCTGAAGCGCGTCGAGACGCACCTGAAGCGCACCTTCAACCACGGCGGCATCAAGGTGAAGGCCCGCAAGGTCGCCGACTCCGCCGAAGTCTATGTCGATGACGAGTTCATCGGCGTGGTGTTCGAGGACGAGGACGAGGCCGGCTCGTTCATGTTCGAGATGGCGATCCTGGCCGAAGACCTGCCGCAGGACTAA
- a CDS encoding 50S ribosomal protein L11 methyltransferase → MSESALQVIARGEREPAETAAAMIDADPMLENATYSILEEDEDRGVWRIDAFPTSDEEAEGIAAILRATPGLEVIVEKLADADWLAMSLSGLPPVEAGRFFVYGAHDQGKIPEGRVNLKIDAGAAFGTGHHGTTVGCLEAFDNLLATETFEKVLDVGCGTGVLAIAAAKTGSPIAVGTDIDEPSARIANENAQINDAKCEFYFADGLSDARIARHAPYDLVFANILAAPLVFLAPEIGAALKSGGVAILSGLLRTQEERVLEAYVPLGFVVEQTIHHDAWTALQLRKK, encoded by the coding sequence ATGTCCGAGTCCGCTCTTCAGGTAATCGCACGCGGCGAGCGCGAGCCCGCGGAGACCGCCGCCGCCATGATCGACGCCGATCCCATGCTGGAAAACGCGACCTATTCGATCCTGGAAGAGGACGAGGACAGGGGCGTCTGGCGCATCGACGCCTTCCCGACCTCGGACGAGGAGGCCGAGGGCATCGCCGCCATCCTGCGTGCGACGCCGGGTCTGGAGGTCATTGTCGAGAAGCTGGCCGACGCCGACTGGCTGGCCATGAGCCTGTCGGGCCTGCCGCCGGTCGAGGCCGGGCGCTTCTTCGTTTATGGCGCGCACGACCAGGGCAAGATTCCCGAAGGCCGGGTCAATCTGAAGATCGACGCGGGCGCCGCCTTCGGCACGGGCCACCATGGCACGACGGTCGGATGCCTGGAGGCCTTCGACAATCTGCTGGCGACCGAGACCTTCGAGAAGGTTCTGGACGTCGGCTGCGGCACGGGCGTTCTGGCCATCGCCGCCGCCAAGACCGGTTCGCCCATCGCCGTCGGCACCGACATCGACGAGCCGTCGGCCCGCATCGCCAACGAGAACGCCCAGATCAACGACGCCAAGTGCGAGTTCTACTTCGCCGATGGCCTCAGCGATGCGCGCATCGCCCGGCACGCGCCCTATGACCTGGTCTTCGCCAACATCCTGGCGGCCCCGCTGGTGTTCCTGGCGCCGGAGATCGGCGCTGCGTTGAAGTCGGGGGGGGTGGCGATCCTGTCGGGCCTGCTGCGTACGCAGGAGGAGCGGGTGCTGGAAGCCTATGTGCCGCTGGGCTTCGTGGTCGAGCAGACCATCCACCATGATGCGTGGACTGCGCTGCAACTCCGCAAGAAGTAG
- a CDS encoding nitroreductase family protein — protein MTDLNAALPLPVRSDEVLARLAVRRSASAQLLAAPGPSEAEIEQILHLGARTPDHGKLFPWRFVVLGPQSRADLSEALAALAETQGRVDKDLAVLAKLANPPLTIMVVSTPIQGHKVPVWEQQLSAGAVCMNLEHAADALGYSASWITDWYSYDPAAVALFGVKDGETIAGFIHLGTLSEAPLERPRPVMAHKVERRP, from the coding sequence ATGACCGATCTGAACGCCGCCCTGCCCCTGCCCGTCCGTTCGGACGAAGTCCTGGCCCGTCTGGCCGTGCGCCGCTCGGCCTCGGCCCAGCTGCTAGCCGCCCCCGGCCCGTCCGAGGCCGAGATCGAGCAAATCCTGCATCTCGGCGCCCGCACCCCCGACCACGGCAAGCTCTTCCCCTGGCGCTTCGTCGTCCTGGGCCCGCAGAGCCGCGCCGACCTGTCCGAGGCCCTCGCCGCCCTTGCCGAAACGCAAGGCCGCGTCGACAAGGACCTGGCCGTCCTCGCCAAGCTGGCCAATCCGCCCCTGACCATCATGGTCGTCTCGACGCCTATTCAGGGCCACAAGGTCCCGGTCTGGGAGCAGCAGCTGTCGGCCGGCGCCGTCTGCATGAACCTGGAACACGCCGCCGACGCCCTGGGCTACTCGGCCAGCTGGATCACCGACTGGTATTCCTACGACCCCGCCGCCGTCGCCCTGTTCGGCGTCAAGGACGGCGAGACCATCGCCGGCTTCATCCACCTCGGCACCCTGAGCGAAGCCCCGCTGGAACGCCCCCGCCCGGTCATGGCGCACAAGGTCGAGCGTCGGCCGTAA
- a CDS encoding NAD(P)H-dependent flavin oxidoreductase → MAIPASLQSGLKLPVIASPMFLVSGPDLVVEACNAGVIGTFPSLNQRTTEGYRDWVQEIKSRLKPDAAAFGVNHIVHPTNPRLMADMMVSVEEKVPLIITSLGAVRDVVDAVHGYGGVVFHDIANVRHARKAAEAGVDGLILVANGAGGHAGVVNPFALINEVRSFYDGTIILAGCLSTGQDVAAALMMGADFAYMGTRFIATAESAAQPHYKDLIVASGSADITYTPAVSGIPANFLTPSLVENKIDPKSLPEHKLDMGEEAKAWKTIWSAGQGSGSIHDSPTTAQLVARLADEFSQACDKFDKKRL, encoded by the coding sequence GTGGCCATTCCCGCTTCCCTGCAGTCCGGCCTGAAGCTGCCGGTCATCGCCTCGCCCATGTTCCTGGTGTCTGGCCCGGATCTGGTGGTCGAGGCCTGCAATGCGGGCGTGATCGGCACCTTCCCCTCGCTGAACCAGCGCACGACCGAGGGCTATCGGGACTGGGTTCAGGAGATCAAGTCGCGGCTGAAGCCTGACGCCGCCGCCTTCGGCGTCAACCACATCGTCCACCCGACCAATCCGCGCCTGATGGCCGACATGATGGTCTCGGTCGAGGAAAAGGTGCCGCTGATCATCACCTCCCTGGGAGCCGTGCGCGACGTGGTGGATGCGGTCCACGGCTACGGCGGCGTGGTCTTCCACGACATCGCTAATGTTCGCCACGCCCGCAAAGCCGCCGAGGCCGGCGTCGACGGCCTGATCCTGGTCGCCAACGGCGCGGGCGGCCATGCGGGCGTCGTGAACCCCTTCGCCCTGATCAACGAGGTGCGCAGCTTCTATGACGGGACCATCATCCTGGCGGGCTGTCTGTCGACGGGCCAGGACGTGGCCGCGGCCCTGATGATGGGCGCCGACTTCGCCTATATGGGCACCCGCTTCATCGCCACGGCCGAGAGCGCGGCCCAGCCGCATTACAAGGACCTGATCGTGGCCTCAGGCTCGGCCGACATCACCTATACGCCCGCCGTCTCGGGCATCCCCGCCAACTTCCTGACCCCGTCGCTGGTCGAGAACAAGATCGACCCGAAATCCCTGCCCGAACACAAGCTCGACATGGGCGAGGAAGCCAAGGCGTGGAAAACCATCTGGTCGGCGGGCCAAGGCTCTGGCTCGATCCACGACAGCCCCACAACGGCTCAGCTTGTGGCGCGGTTGGCGGACGAGTTTTCACAGGCCTGTGATAAATTCGACAAGAAGCGTCTCTAG